The DNA region AGCAGCTTGGCATGCAGCCAGCCCTGCTTCATCCACTCCGGCGTCAGCAGGATCATGCCGAGTCCAAACACATAGGCCGCGATCATCGCCGGGTTCATGATGGCGCGCAGCAGCCGGCGCTCCATCACCTTGAAGGTTTCCGACGCCTCGGATCCGGCCGGCGCCTGGCAATGATAGACGAACAGGCGCGGCAGGTAGAGCAGCCCCGCCATCCAGGCGATGATGCTGATGACGTGCAGCGCCTTGATCCATTCGTACAGCACCGGGCGGGTTCCCTTCCTCGTTGCGGTTCAGCGGCGGCTGTTCAGCGCCGCGCCTGCGGGCAGCCGGAGAAATTGGCCGGGCAGATCCGGTCGCCCTTCTGCGAGCAGATCGCCGCCTTGCCCGCGACGGTCTGCCGCACCAGCGCCGCCAGCCCGTCGATGAAGCCGGGATGCACCCCCACCGTCGGCACGCGGGTGAAATGCGGCACCCCGGCCTCCTTGGCGAGATGACGGTATTCGATCTCGATCTCGACCAGCGTCTCGGAATGTTCCGACACGAAGGCCATCGGCACCACCAGGATCGGCACGCCGTCCTGGCCGGCGCGGCGGATCTCGGCATCGGTGCTGGGGCCGATCCACTCCATCGGGCCGACACGGCTCTGGTAGCAGTTGATCCAGTCGAGATCGTCGATGCCCAGCGCCGCGGCGATGGATTCGGCGGTGCGCTCGCACTGCCACTGATAGGGGTCGCCGCCGCTCACCACCTTTTTCGGCAGCCCATGGGCGGAGAACAGGACACGCGGCCTGCCATGGGCCTTGGCCGCCTCGTAGAGCGGACGGATCAGATCCGCCGTCGCGTCGATGAAGCCGGCCTGGGTCGGGTAGCAGCAGAGCAGCTTCGTCGGCGCCGTCAGCCCGACGGTCTTCGCCGCCTCGGCCCAAGCCTTGGCGCTGGAGGCCGTGGTGGTGGTGGAGAATTGCGGGTAGAGCGGCAGCAGCACGACCAGATCCGGGTCGTAGGCCCTCACCCGGGCGGCCGTCTCGGCGCTCATCGGGTGCCAGTAGCGCATGGCGATGAAGACCTTGGTCTCGGCATCAGCGGTTGCCGGATCCGCCCCCAGCATGCCTTCCAGCGCCGCCGCCTGGGCTTGCGTGTTCTCCAGCAAGGGCGACCTGCCGCCGATCTGGGCGTAGATCGCGGTCGCCGGCTTGGCCCGTCGTCCGCTGATCAGGCTGGCGATCAGGAAGCGGAACGGGTTCGGCAGCCGGATGATGGCCGGATCGGCGAACAGGTTGAACAGGAAGGGCCGCACCGCCTCCGGCGCGTCGGGACCGCCGAGGTTGAACAGCACGACCGCCACCCGCCGCGGCCGGGCGGCGGAGGCGGTGGTCGCGGTGGCGGAGGTCTGGGGGAATTGCTGGCTCATCGTGCCCGCTAAACTGGAGCGTCGCCGCCGCTCTGTCCAGACCCCCGCCGTCGCTTTTTCAGCGTCTTAGCGCCGATCGCCGTCAGCCGCGCTCCGGCCATTCCCGCAGGATGCGGGTCAGGTCGGCGACATGCTGCGGCGGGGTCGACTGGATGACGCCATGACCAAGGTTGAACACGAAGGGGCCGCCGGCCAACGCCTCCAGGATGCCGCGCGCCGCCGTCTCCAACGCCTTGCCGCCGGTCGCCAGCAGGATCGGATCGAGGTTTCCCTGCACCGGCAGCCGCGTCTGGAGGGTCCGCGCCGCCCAGGCCGGCGGCACGGTGGTGTCGAGCCCGACGGCGTCGACGCCCGACTGGGAAACATACTCCTCATAGGCGTGACCGGCGCCGCGCGGGAAGCCGATGACCGGCGTCCTGGGATGCTTCGCCTTCACCAGTGCGACGATCCGCCGCGTCGGCTCGA from Azospirillum sp. B510 includes:
- the hemJ gene encoding protoporphyrinogen oxidase HemJ, which codes for MLYEWIKALHVISIIAWMAGLLYLPRLFVYHCQAPAGSEASETFKVMERRLLRAIMNPAMIAAYVFGLGMILLTPEWMKQGWLHAKLLFVLLLTVSHMMMARWRRDFAEDRNTRPQRFYRIANEVPTLLMIGIVIFVIVKPF
- the hemH gene encoding ferrochelatase, with amino-acid sequence MSQQFPQTSATATTASAARPRRVAVVLFNLGGPDAPEAVRPFLFNLFADPAIIRLPNPFRFLIASLISGRRAKPATAIYAQIGGRSPLLENTQAQAAALEGMLGADPATADAETKVFIAMRYWHPMSAETAARVRAYDPDLVVLLPLYPQFSTTTTASSAKAWAEAAKTVGLTAPTKLLCCYPTQAGFIDATADLIRPLYEAAKAHGRPRVLFSAHGLPKKVVSGGDPYQWQCERTAESIAAALGIDDLDWINCYQSRVGPMEWIGPSTDAEIRRAGQDGVPILVVPMAFVSEHSETLVEIEIEYRHLAKEAGVPHFTRVPTVGVHPGFIDGLAALVRQTVAGKAAICSQKGDRICPANFSGCPQARR